A stretch of the Lineus longissimus chromosome 12, tnLinLong1.2, whole genome shotgun sequence genome encodes the following:
- the LOC135496650 gene encoding piRNA biogenesis protein EXD1-like, with protein sequence MASSASSEPPFQLVDQHDQVEHAIAAINREELIAVDCEGVNLGRDGSLTVVAIGTRTDTFLFDVLKLGARVFDRGLREILEDVNTVKLMFDCRGDSDALWHHNKVRLANVMDIQLMQVLYERRHPDEKPQAQKDTEKRFEEKGKKFKKQKALNEWPRVRGLAQCIAWYLNDASILATKTSCSLPHADGSTDHEMWGKRPITRDMQLYAAIDVYVLFPLYDKFKRGITYENMKKAKRGSDRYAGFFRDRKVIAPNPYECHNLLHMYILDDQPASRRKKKCPVCGFSLPSADINRDTGLCKLCRLKKFKIESAKIGKEKWEEHERKRLEKEQEELEEQEQD encoded by the coding sequence ATGGCGAGCAGCGCTAGCAGTGAACCTCCGTTCCAACTGGTGGACCAACACGACCAAGTGGAACACGCCATTGCCGCAATCAACCGCGAGGAACTGATAGCTGTGGACTGTGAAGGTGTGAATCTTGGCCGGGATGGGTCACTCACTGTCGTTGCAATTGGTACGAGAACGGACACATTCCTGTTCGACGTACTAAAGCTGGGTGCACGGGTGTTCGACCGCGGACTCCGTGAGATCCTCGAAGATGTCAATACCGTGAAACTAATGTTCGACTGCCGAGGAGACTCAGATGCCCTGTGGCATCATAACAAGGTCAGGCTCGCTAACGTCATGGACATCCAGCTGATGCAGGTCCTGTACGAAAGGAGACATCCAGATGAGAAGCCACAGGCCCAGAAAGATACGGAGAAGCGCTTCGAAGAAAAAGGCAAGAAGTTCAAGAAACAAAAAGCCTTGAATGAATGGCCCAGGGTACGCGGACTGGCACAGTGCATCGCTTGGTATCTAAACGACGCCTCGATTTTGGCGACAAAAACGAGCTGCAGTCTGCCACACGCCGATGGGTCTACTGATCATGAAATGTGGGGCAAGCGTCCTATCACTCGAGACATGCAACTCTACGCCGCAATCGACGTCTATGTATTGTTCCCGCTCTATGACAAGTTCAAGCGCGGAATCACGTATGAAAACATGAAGAAAGCGAAGAGAGGATCCGATAGGTATGCCGGGTTCTTCAGGGACCGGAAAGTGATTGCTCCTAATCCATACGAGTGCCACAACCTGCTTCACATGTACATCCTGGACGATCAGCCAGCTAGCCGCAGGAAGAAAAAATGTCCAGTTTGTGGTTTCAGTCTTCCTTCGGCTGATATCAACCGTGATACTGGCCTATGCAAGCTGTGCCGCCTGAAGAAGTTCAAGATAGAGAGCGCCAAGATAGGTAAGGAGAAGTGGGAGGAACACGAGAGGAAGCGCCTGGAGAAGGAGCAAGAGGAACTTGAGGAGCAGGAACAGGACTAA